Proteins from one Streptomyces roseifaciens genomic window:
- a CDS encoding ROK family protein — protein MRTDFADLVAALDIGGTKIAGALVDDRGRLLARAQRPTPAREDGATVMGAVAEVLEELGCAAQWPRVRAVGIGSAGPVDASRGTVSPVNVPGWRDYPLVAEVARRADGLPVVLVGDGVAMTAAEHWQGAARGRANALCMVVSTGVGGGLVLGGRLHPGPTGNAGHIGHISVDLDGDPCPCGARGCVERIASGPNIARRALDAGWIPGPDGDRSAAAVAAAARAGDAVARASFERAAQALAAGIAATATLVEVEVAVIGGGVAGAGDVLFAPLRARLRDYATLSFAAGIEVLPAELGSDAGLVGAAAAAAQQLGLWTAREPGPA, from the coding sequence ATGCGCACCGACTTCGCCGACCTTGTCGCGGCCCTCGACATCGGCGGCACCAAGATCGCGGGCGCGCTGGTGGACGACCGCGGCCGGCTGCTGGCCCGCGCGCAGCGGCCGACCCCCGCGCGCGAGGACGGCGCCACGGTGATGGGCGCGGTGGCGGAGGTGCTGGAGGAGCTCGGGTGCGCGGCGCAGTGGCCGCGCGTACGGGCCGTGGGCATCGGCAGCGCGGGGCCGGTGGACGCGTCCCGGGGGACCGTCAGCCCCGTCAACGTCCCCGGCTGGCGGGACTACCCCCTGGTCGCCGAGGTGGCGCGGCGGGCGGACGGCCTGCCGGTGGTGCTCGTCGGCGACGGTGTCGCGATGACCGCGGCCGAGCACTGGCAGGGCGCCGCCCGGGGGCGCGCGAACGCCCTCTGCATGGTGGTGTCCACCGGCGTCGGCGGCGGTCTGGTCCTCGGCGGCCGACTGCACCCCGGCCCCACCGGCAACGCGGGCCACATCGGGCACATCAGCGTCGACCTCGACGGCGACCCCTGCCCCTGCGGCGCCCGCGGCTGCGTCGAGCGCATCGCCAGCGGGCCCAACATCGCCCGCCGCGCGCTGGATGCCGGCTGGATTCCGGGCCCGGACGGCGACCGGAGCGCCGCGGCCGTCGCAGCGGCCGCCCGGGCGGGCGACGCCGTGGCCCGCGCCTCCTTCGAGCGGGCCGCCCAGGCCCTGGCCGCGGGCATCGCCGCGACAGCGACGCTGGTCGAGGTCGAGGTCGCCGTCATAGGCGGCGGCGTGGCGGGTGCGGGGGACGTCCTCTTCGCCCCGCTGCGCGCGCGCCTGCGCGACTACGCGACGCTGTCGTTCGCGGCGGGCATCGAGGTGCTGCCCGCAGAACTGGGCTCCGACGCGGGCCTCGTGGGGGCCGCCGCGGCGGCCGCGCAGCAACTCGGGCTGTGGACCGCCCGGGAGCCCGGCCCGGCGTAG
- a CDS encoding NUDIX hydrolase, protein MIVWLNGAFSAGKTSTARELTELIPDSTLYDPEVIGGALQYLLPPKRMGEVGDFQDLPVWRRLVVDAAAALLAEVGGVLVVPMTLLRQEYRDEIFGGLAARRIPVRHVLLAVDETILRARIAGREEFADDPDRSESVRQWALDHIAPYREALSWLRTDAYAVETGHLTPREAAERVADAVRSGAAGPCAIVQTPEPTAETLAAGVLLFDEEDRFLLVDPTYKPGWEFPGGVVEPGEAPARAGMREVAEELGIRLAEVPRLLVVDWEPPKPPGYGGLRFLFDGGRLAGADARRLLLPGSELRGWRFVTESEAASLLPPVRLSRLRWALRAREQGRPLNLEAGVPVG, encoded by the coding sequence GTGATCGTCTGGCTGAACGGCGCGTTCAGTGCGGGGAAGACCAGCACGGCCAGGGAACTGACCGAGCTGATCCCGGACAGCACCCTCTACGACCCCGAGGTGATCGGCGGGGCGCTGCAGTACCTGCTGCCGCCCAAGAGAATGGGCGAGGTCGGCGACTTCCAGGACCTGCCGGTCTGGCGGCGGCTGGTCGTCGACGCGGCGGCCGCCCTGCTCGCCGAGGTCGGCGGGGTGCTCGTCGTCCCCATGACCCTGCTGCGCCAGGAGTACCGGGACGAGATCTTCGGAGGGCTCGCCGCACGCCGCATCCCGGTGCGACATGTGCTGCTGGCTGTCGATGAAACGATCCTGCGCGCCCGGATAGCAGGACGCGAGGAGTTCGCGGACGACCCCGACCGCAGCGAGTCCGTCCGGCAGTGGGCGCTGGACCACATCGCCCCCTACCGCGAGGCGCTCTCCTGGCTCCGTACCGACGCCTACGCCGTCGAGACCGGCCACCTGACGCCGCGTGAGGCGGCCGAGCGGGTCGCGGACGCCGTGCGCAGCGGCGCCGCCGGGCCGTGCGCCATCGTGCAGACCCCCGAGCCGACGGCCGAGACGCTCGCCGCCGGGGTGCTCCTCTTCGACGAGGAGGACCGCTTCCTGCTGGTCGACCCCACGTACAAGCCGGGCTGGGAGTTCCCCGGCGGCGTGGTCGAGCCCGGCGAGGCGCCCGCCCGCGCCGGGATGCGCGAGGTGGCCGAGGAGCTCGGCATCCGGCTCGCCGAGGTGCCCCGCCTGCTGGTCGTCGACTGGGAGCCGCCCAAGCCGCCCGGCTACGGCGGCCTGCGGTTCCTCTTCGACGGCGGGCGGCTGGCCGGGGCCGACGCCCGCCGGCTCCTGCTGCCCGGCTCCGAACTGCGCGGCTGGCGGTTCGTCACCGAGAGCGAGGCGGCCTCCCTGCTGCCGCCCGTGCGGCTGAGCAGGCTGCGCTGGGCGCTGCGCGCCCGCGAGCAGGGGCGCCCGCTCAACCTCGAGGCGGGCGTCCCCGTCGGGTGA
- a CDS encoding geranylgeranyl reductase family protein, translated as MSSDNAAEGAERDAGGGPEPVWDVVVVGAGPGGASAAHAAASTGRRVLLLEKAELPRYKTCGGGIIGPSRDALPPGFELPLRDRVHAVTFSLNGKLTRTRRSKRMLFGLINRPEFDAALVEAAKDAGAELRTGVTVSRVEQHGPAVPDRRTVAVVLSSGETVLARAVVGADGSAGRIGAHVGVKLAQVDLGLEAEIPVPPTVAEDWAGRVLIDWGPIPGSYGWVFPKGDTLTVGVISARGEGSATKRYLEDFIARLGLAGFEPSISSGHLTRCRSDDSPLSRGRVIVCGDAAGLLEPWTREGISFALRSGRLAGEWAVRIGEAQDAVDARRQALNYAFAIKAGLGVEMGVGRRMLAFYERRPGLMHAALTGFRPAWHAFTRITRGTTTLAEIVRTHPLARRVLSAADRP; from the coding sequence GTGAGCAGCGACAACGCAGCCGAGGGCGCGGAGCGGGACGCGGGCGGGGGCCCGGAGCCGGTGTGGGACGTCGTGGTGGTGGGCGCAGGGCCCGGCGGGGCCTCCGCCGCCCACGCCGCCGCCTCCACGGGCCGCCGGGTACTGCTCCTGGAGAAGGCCGAGCTGCCGCGCTACAAGACGTGCGGCGGCGGCATCATCGGCCCCTCGCGGGACGCCCTGCCGCCCGGCTTCGAACTGCCCCTGCGCGACCGCGTCCACGCCGTCACCTTCTCCCTCAACGGGAAGCTGACGCGCACGCGCCGCTCCAAGCGGATGCTGTTCGGCCTCATCAACCGGCCCGAGTTCGACGCCGCCCTGGTCGAGGCCGCCAAGGACGCCGGCGCCGAGCTGCGCACGGGCGTGACCGTCTCGCGCGTCGAGCAGCACGGCCCGGCCGTGCCCGACCGCCGCACGGTCGCCGTGGTCCTCTCCAGCGGCGAGACGGTCCTCGCCCGCGCGGTCGTCGGGGCCGACGGCAGCGCCGGGCGCATAGGGGCACACGTGGGGGTGAAGCTCGCCCAGGTCGACCTCGGCCTGGAGGCCGAGATCCCCGTTCCCCCGACGGTCGCCGAGGACTGGGCCGGGCGCGTGCTCATCGACTGGGGCCCGATCCCCGGCAGTTACGGCTGGGTCTTCCCCAAGGGCGACACCCTCACCGTCGGCGTGATCTCGGCCCGCGGCGAGGGCTCGGCCACCAAGCGGTACCTGGAGGACTTCATCGCCCGCCTCGGCCTCGCGGGCTTCGAGCCGAGCATCTCCTCCGGCCACCTCACCCGCTGCCGCTCGGACGACTCCCCGCTCTCCCGCGGCCGCGTCATCGTCTGCGGCGACGCCGCGGGCCTCCTGGAGCCGTGGACCCGCGAGGGCATCTCCTTCGCCCTGCGCTCGGGCCGGCTGGCGGGGGAGTGGGCGGTCCGCATCGGCGAGGCGCAGGACGCGGTCGACGCCCGCCGCCAGGCCCTCAACTACGCCTTCGCCATCAAGGCCGGGCTGGGCGTGGAGATGGGCGTCGGCCGCCGCATGCTCGCCTTCTACGAGCGCCGCCCCGGTCTGATGCACGCCGCGCTCACCGGCTTCCGCCCGGCGTGGCACGCCTTCACCAGGATCACCCGGGGCACGACCACCCTCGCGGAGATCGTCCGGACGCACCCGCTGGCCCGGCGCGTCCTCTCCGCGGCCGACCGCCCGTAG
- a CDS encoding ROK family protein: MTQTRTTRLERGRGALGPALELVHTGRAPTRAVLTAELGVTRATAGAVAAELEALGLITVDARPAAAGSQGRPSHRLSVAPGGPVVLAAQIHADGFRAALVGLGGRMVATAPGCMTVPADPSHIIDAVVEAGAGLLRETGRRCLGAGLAVPSAVAEPEGTALNPLHLSWPAGAPVRELFTQALAKAGIPGPGGVTATGSTGNDVNLAALAEHRHGAGRGSRHLLCVATGHRGVGGALVLDGRLHSGSSGLALEVGHLTVNPAGLPCHCGSRGCLDVETDPLAFLTAAGRTPGPEVSLLQQARDLLRTEYSDPAVRTAAELIVDRLGLGLAGLVNILNPDRIILGGLHRALLDADPERLRAVVADRSLWGRSGSVPILPCTLDYNSLIGAAEAAWQPVLDDPLAALG, encoded by the coding sequence GTGACCCAGACTCGGACAACACGTTTGGAGCGGGGCCGCGGCGCCCTCGGCCCGGCCCTGGAGCTCGTACACACCGGCCGCGCCCCCACGCGCGCGGTGCTCACCGCCGAACTCGGGGTGACGCGCGCGACCGCCGGTGCCGTCGCCGCCGAGCTGGAGGCCCTCGGACTGATCACCGTCGACGCCCGCCCCGCGGCGGCCGGCTCCCAGGGCCGCCCCTCGCACCGGCTGTCCGTCGCGCCCGGCGGACCGGTGGTGCTCGCGGCCCAGATCCACGCCGACGGCTTCCGCGCCGCTCTCGTGGGTCTCGGCGGCCGGATGGTCGCCACCGCGCCCGGCTGCATGACCGTCCCCGCCGACCCGTCGCACATCATCGACGCCGTGGTCGAGGCCGGGGCCGGGCTGTTGCGCGAGACCGGCCGCCGCTGCCTGGGCGCGGGCCTCGCCGTCCCCTCGGCCGTCGCCGAGCCGGAGGGCACCGCCCTCAACCCGCTCCACCTGTCCTGGCCCGCCGGCGCACCGGTCCGCGAGCTGTTCACCCAGGCCCTGGCCAAGGCCGGGATCCCCGGCCCGGGGGGTGTCACCGCCACCGGCTCCACCGGCAACGACGTCAACCTCGCCGCGCTGGCCGAACACCGGCACGGCGCCGGCCGCGGCTCCCGGCACCTGCTGTGCGTGGCCACGGGCCACCGCGGCGTCGGCGGAGCGCTCGTCCTCGACGGCCGCCTGCACAGCGGCAGTTCCGGCCTCGCCCTGGAGGTCGGCCATCTCACCGTCAACCCCGCCGGTCTGCCCTGCCACTGCGGCAGCCGCGGCTGCCTGGACGTCGAGACGGACCCGCTCGCCTTCCTCACCGCGGCCGGCCGCACCCCCGGCCCCGAGGTCTCCCTCCTGCAGCAGGCCCGCGACCTGCTCCGCACGGAGTACTCCGACCCGGCCGTGCGCACCGCCGCCGAGCTGATCGTCGACCGCCTCGGCCTCGGCCTCGCGGGCCTCGTCAACATCCTCAACCCCGACCGCATCATCCTCGGCGGGCTCCACCGCGCCCTGCTGGACGCCGACCCCGAGCGGCTGCGTGCCGTCGTCGCCGACCGCAGCCTGTGGGGCCGCAGCGGCAGCGTGCCGATCCTGCCCTGCACGCTCGACTACAACAGCCTCATCGGCGCGGCCGAAGCCGCCTGGCAGCCCGTCCTCGACGACCCGCTGGCGGCCCTGGGCTGA
- a CDS encoding SHOCT domain-containing protein — MNTLAHALADGGPGPWILFFPLVWAAVVIGVVTFLRRTVWRGGRAPWHQRQARAEHSPLTVLGRRFAAGEIDEDEYWRRVSVLEEHFGTPGKRGAA, encoded by the coding sequence ATGAACACCCTCGCCCACGCCCTGGCCGACGGCGGCCCGGGCCCCTGGATCCTCTTCTTCCCCCTCGTCTGGGCCGCCGTCGTCATCGGCGTCGTCACCTTCCTGCGCCGCACCGTATGGCGCGGCGGAAGGGCCCCCTGGCACCAGCGGCAGGCGCGCGCCGAGCACTCGCCGCTGACCGTCCTCGGCCGCCGCTTCGCCGCCGGGGAGATCGACGAGGACGAGTACTGGCGGCGCGTGTCCGTCCTCGAGGAGCACTTCGGCACGCCCGGCAAGCGCGGTGCGGCATGA
- a CDS encoding DUF2797 domain-containing protein, whose translation MSIEQGEWRCGGVRWGPAGPSLAWLHPVHGERSTPLPAGRPIAFTTGGARRCVGVRRAGRRTPCPVGAEVAAPAVSAQCAECARLDRSHSVAADTALDDPRPYDVYLAWSVPGAVKVGITAAEREGVRLLEQGALSYALLGRGPLMAARRAEAVLGAALSVPDRIPYAAKRAARCPAPAQESRTAELAALHAQACGLGTLPESLTVLPFAPVHHDAVFHLDRLRPGCGTVVLAPGCTISGSVAAVAGPDLYLDAADGRQLLVDARQLAGWALTAAAPGAETTAEVHIRPPGATGPEALF comes from the coding sequence ATGAGCATCGAGCAGGGGGAGTGGCGGTGCGGCGGGGTGCGCTGGGGGCCCGCAGGGCCCTCGCTGGCCTGGCTGCACCCCGTGCACGGCGAGCGCAGCACCCCGCTGCCCGCAGGGCGTCCGATCGCCTTCACGACGGGCGGCGCACGGCGGTGCGTGGGGGTCCGCAGGGCCGGGCGGCGCACGCCGTGCCCGGTGGGCGCGGAGGTGGCGGCCCCGGCGGTCTCGGCGCAGTGCGCGGAGTGCGCACGGCTGGACCGCTCGCACTCGGTCGCCGCCGACACCGCCCTCGACGACCCCCGCCCGTACGACGTGTACCTGGCGTGGTCGGTGCCCGGAGCGGTCAAGGTCGGCATCACCGCGGCCGAGCGCGAAGGGGTGCGCCTGCTCGAACAGGGCGCGCTGTCCTACGCGCTGCTGGGGCGCGGGCCGCTGATGGCGGCCCGCCGTGCGGAGGCGGTGCTCGGCGCGGCGCTCTCGGTTCCCGACCGCATCCCCTACGCCGCCAAGCGGGCCGCCCGGTGCCCCGCGCCCGCCCAGGAGTCGCGGACGGCCGAACTGGCGGCCCTGCACGCCCAGGCGTGCGGGCTCGGCACGCTGCCGGAATCGCTGACCGTGCTGCCCTTCGCCCCCGTGCACCACGACGCGGTCTTCCACCTCGACCGGCTGCGGCCGGGCTGCGGGACGGTCGTGCTCGCACCCGGGTGCACGATATCGGGCAGCGTCGCCGCGGTGGCGGGGCCCGACCTGTATCTGGACGCGGCGGACGGCCGGCAACTGCTCGTCGACGCACGGCAGCTGGCCGGGTGGGCGCTCACGGCGGCGGCGCCGGGGGCGGAGACGACGGCCGAGGTGCACATACGCCCGCCCGGGGCCACCGGCCCGGAGGCCCTCTTCTGA
- a CDS encoding dipeptidase, which produces MEASSNHHHRPVPAELAATVASLQSRARTELAELVAFRSVADEAQFPKSECEAAAGWVADALRAEGFEDVALLDTPDGTQSVYGFLPGPAGAPTVLLYAHYDVQPPLDESAWLSPPFELTERDGRWYGRGAADCKGGVVLHLTALRALKEHGGVPVSVKMIVEGSEEQGTGGLERYATAHPELLAADSIVIGDAGNFRVGLPTATATLRGMTLVRVKVDTLEGNLHSGQFGGAAPDALAALIRMLDSLRAEDGSTTVTGLEAEAAASWEGMQYPEEDFRKDARVLDGVGLIGSGTVADRLWARPAVTVLGIDCPPVIGATPSVHAGARALISLRVPPGTDAAAATKLLGEHLKAAAPWGARVAVEQIGQGQAFRADTGSPAYTAMADAMRIAYPGQEMQISGMGGSIPLCNTLTALYPEAEILLIGLSEPEAQIHAVNESVSPEELERLSLAEALFLGNYAESKR; this is translated from the coding sequence ATGGAAGCGTCCTCGAACCACCACCACCGGCCGGTCCCGGCCGAACTGGCGGCGACGGTTGCCTCGCTGCAGTCCCGCGCCAGGACCGAGCTGGCCGAGCTGGTGGCCTTCCGGTCGGTGGCGGACGAGGCACAGTTCCCGAAGAGCGAGTGCGAGGCGGCGGCGGGCTGGGTGGCCGACGCCCTGCGGGCCGAGGGGTTCGAGGACGTCGCCCTGCTCGACACCCCCGACGGCACCCAGTCCGTCTACGGCTTCCTCCCCGGCCCGGCGGGTGCCCCCACCGTGCTGCTCTACGCGCACTACGACGTGCAGCCGCCGCTGGACGAGTCGGCCTGGCTCTCGCCCCCGTTCGAGCTGACCGAGCGCGACGGGCGCTGGTACGGGCGCGGCGCGGCCGACTGCAAGGGCGGGGTGGTCCTGCACCTGACCGCCCTGCGCGCGCTCAAGGAGCACGGCGGTGTGCCGGTCAGTGTGAAGATGATCGTCGAGGGCTCGGAGGAGCAGGGCACCGGCGGCCTGGAGCGCTACGCCACGGCGCACCCCGAGCTGCTGGCCGCCGACAGCATCGTCATCGGCGACGCCGGCAACTTCCGCGTGGGCCTGCCCACGGCCACCGCGACGCTGCGCGGCATGACGCTCGTCCGCGTCAAGGTGGACACCCTGGAGGGCAATCTGCACTCGGGGCAGTTCGGCGGCGCGGCGCCCGACGCCCTGGCGGCGCTGATCCGCATGCTCGACTCGCTGCGCGCCGAGGACGGTTCGACTACCGTCACCGGCCTGGAGGCCGAGGCGGCGGCGAGCTGGGAGGGCATGCAGTACCCGGAGGAGGACTTCCGCAAGGACGCAAGGGTCCTCGACGGCGTGGGGCTGATCGGCTCGGGCACCGTCGCCGACCGGCTGTGGGCGCGGCCCGCCGTCACCGTCCTCGGCATCGACTGCCCGCCCGTCATCGGCGCCACCCCCTCGGTCCACGCGGGTGCCCGGGCGCTGATCAGCCTGCGCGTGCCGCCGGGCACGGACGCGGCCGCGGCGACGAAGCTGCTGGGCGAGCACCTGAAGGCGGCGGCCCCGTGGGGCGCGCGCGTCGCGGTGGAGCAGATCGGCCAGGGCCAGGCGTTCCGCGCGGACACCGGCAGCCCGGCCTACACGGCGATGGCCGACGCCATGCGCATCGCCTACCCGGGCCAGGAGATGCAGATCTCCGGCATGGGCGGCTCGATCCCGCTGTGCAACACCCTCACCGCGCTGTACCCGGAGGCGGAGATCCTGCTGATCGGGCTGAGCGAGCCCGAGGCGCAGATCCACGCGGTCAACGAGAGCGTCTCGCCGGAGGAGCTGGAGCGGCTCTCCCTGGCGGAGGCCCTGTTCCTGGGCAACTACGCGGAGAGCAAGCGCTGA
- a CDS encoding response regulator transcription factor, whose translation MHEGDAVTGIRVVLADDQLLVRAGFRALLDAQPDIAVVGEAADGEQALALVRELRPDIVLMDIRMPVLDGLAATRRITGDPALADVKVIMLTTFELDEYVFEAIRSGASGFLVKDTEPEELLRAVRAVVHGDALLSPGVTRRLIAEFAARSKEPAGAAGLTELTDREREVMTLVGIGLSNEEIARRLVVSPLTAKTHVSRAMVKLGARDRAQLVVLAYESGLVRPGWLG comes from the coding sequence ATGCACGAAGGAGACGCCGTGACCGGGATCCGGGTGGTGCTCGCGGACGACCAGCTGCTCGTCCGCGCGGGCTTCCGCGCCCTGCTGGACGCCCAGCCCGACATCGCCGTCGTCGGCGAGGCCGCCGACGGCGAGCAGGCCCTCGCCCTCGTGCGCGAACTGCGGCCGGACATCGTCCTCATGGACATCCGCATGCCGGTCCTCGACGGCCTCGCCGCCACCCGGCGGATCACCGGGGACCCGGCCCTGGCGGACGTGAAGGTCATCATGCTCACCACCTTCGAACTGGACGAGTACGTCTTCGAGGCCATCCGCTCCGGCGCCTCGGGGTTCCTGGTCAAGGACACCGAGCCGGAGGAACTGCTGCGTGCGGTGCGGGCCGTGGTGCACGGGGACGCCCTGCTCTCGCCGGGCGTGACGCGCCGCCTCATCGCCGAGTTCGCCGCGCGGTCCAAGGAGCCCGCCGGGGCGGCGGGCCTCACGGAGCTGACGGACCGCGAGCGCGAGGTGATGACGCTGGTCGGCATCGGCCTGTCCAACGAGGAGATCGCGCGGAGGCTCGTCGTCAGCCCCCTGACCGCCAAGACCCACGTCAGCCGCGCCATGGTCAAGCTGGGTGCCCGCGACCGGGCCCAGCTCGTCGTCCTCGCCTACGAGAGCGGGCTCGTGCGGCCCGGCTGGCTGGGCTGA
- a CDS encoding MFS transporter: MPTLNKIRTALLGEQRPAPAAPALRRLRIAITLFFALDGFLFAGWVVRIPAIKEQTGASAGALGMALLGVSAGAVATMVLTGRLCRRFGSHPVTVAAAVLMSAGIALPPLTHSAPALGLVLLVFGAAYGGINVAMNSAAVDLVAALRRPVMPGFHAAFSLGGMLGAGLGGLVAGQLSPTRHLLLLGLIGLAVTAIAGRILLAHPAPRTERAGAAAAADGNPSGRGRRTVALFGVIALCTAYGEGALADWGALHLQQDLGARAGVAAAGYSAFALAMTLGRLSGTVLLERLGQTATLVAGGTAAAAGMLLGSLAPTVWAALAGFAITGLGLANAFPVAVGRAGELGGPAGVAAASTFGYGGMLLGPPVIGLLADASSLPVALTTVAALAAVAAAVAYVTRRTVAGAR; the protein is encoded by the coding sequence GTGCCGACGCTAAACAAAATACGGACGGCCCTTCTGGGCGAACAGCGCCCGGCTCCGGCCGCACCCGCCCTCCGCCGCCTCCGCATCGCCATCACCCTGTTCTTCGCCCTGGACGGCTTCCTCTTCGCCGGCTGGGTGGTCCGCATCCCCGCCATCAAGGAGCAGACCGGGGCGTCCGCGGGCGCCCTCGGCATGGCCCTCCTCGGCGTGTCGGCGGGCGCGGTGGCCACCATGGTGCTGACCGGACGGCTCTGCCGCCGGTTCGGGAGCCACCCGGTGACCGTCGCCGCCGCCGTGCTGATGTCCGCGGGGATCGCCCTGCCGCCGCTGACGCATTCGGCCCCGGCCCTCGGCCTGGTCCTGCTCGTCTTCGGCGCCGCCTACGGCGGCATCAACGTCGCCATGAACAGTGCGGCCGTCGACCTCGTCGCCGCGCTCCGCAGACCCGTCATGCCGGGCTTCCACGCCGCGTTCAGCCTCGGCGGGATGCTGGGCGCAGGCCTGGGCGGCCTCGTCGCCGGACAGCTCTCCCCCACCCGCCACCTGCTGCTCCTGGGCCTCATCGGACTCGCCGTCACCGCGATCGCAGGGCGCATCCTCCTGGCCCACCCGGCGCCGCGGACCGAGCGGGCCGGGGCCGCCGCGGCAGCGGATGGCAACCCCTCCGGCCGCGGGCGGCGGACGGTCGCCCTCTTCGGTGTGATCGCCTTGTGCACGGCCTACGGCGAAGGGGCGCTCGCGGACTGGGGCGCGCTGCACCTGCAGCAGGACCTCGGGGCCCGCGCCGGTGTCGCGGCCGCCGGCTACTCCGCCTTCGCACTCGCCATGACCCTCGGCAGGCTGAGCGGCACCGTGCTGCTCGAACGCCTCGGCCAGACGGCGACCCTCGTCGCCGGCGGGACCGCGGCCGCCGCCGGCATGCTGCTCGGATCGCTGGCGCCCACGGTCTGGGCCGCGCTCGCAGGCTTCGCGATCACGGGCCTGGGGCTGGCCAACGCCTTCCCCGTCGCGGTCGGACGGGCCGGGGAGCTGGGCGGTCCGGCGGGCGTGGCCGCGGCCTCCACCTTCGGCTACGGCGGCATGCTGCTCGGGCCTCCGGTCATCGGCCTCCTCGCCGACGCCTCGTCCCTGCCCGTGGCGCTGACCACCGTAGCGGCGCTCGCAGCCGTGGCCGCGGCCGTCGCCTACGTCACCCGCCGCACGGTCGCCGGGGCCCGCTGA
- a CDS encoding sensor histidine kinase — protein sequence MGSERRAPWARERGAEPPWERWLARPAGRLPWASTLAVAALQQVGSHYAALNQPDRAPLDSFARVLLAAGPAFLFLRHRHPSLAVFGTCFVTALYLGGGYPYGPVFACVAVSCFTAVVAGRRRAVWCAVGLLWAGHLLLSHWLYRWLPPGGDGPAPWGEEWAPAAWAVAVVAGAEFVRVRREQWAHARAERAAAERRRADEERLRIARELHDVLAHSISVINVQAGVGLALIDSHPEQARAALTTIKAASKEALGEVRQVLDTLRAPGDAPRSPAPGLDRLQELVRQAAGAGLDVRVTAEGPRRGLPPGADLAAFRIVQEALTNIVRHSGSRTAEVRLHYGADALEVTVDDEGPALAGTVTGGGNGLVGMRERAAALGGTAEAGPRPDGGFRVRARLPLTSSRKETS from the coding sequence ATGGGCAGCGAGAGACGGGCGCCGTGGGCGCGGGAGCGCGGCGCCGAGCCGCCGTGGGAGCGGTGGCTCGCCCGCCCGGCGGGCCGCCTGCCGTGGGCCTCCACCCTCGCCGTCGCCGCCCTCCAGCAGGTCGGCAGCCACTACGCCGCGCTCAACCAGCCCGACCGGGCCCCGCTGGACTCCTTCGCGCGGGTGCTGCTCGCGGCCGGGCCGGCCTTCCTGTTCCTGCGCCACCGCCACCCTTCCCTCGCCGTCTTCGGCACCTGCTTCGTCACCGCGCTCTACCTCGGCGGCGGCTACCCCTACGGCCCGGTGTTCGCCTGCGTCGCCGTCAGCTGCTTCACGGCGGTCGTGGCCGGGCGCCGCCGCGCCGTGTGGTGCGCCGTCGGCCTGCTGTGGGCCGGGCACCTCCTCCTCTCCCACTGGCTCTACCGGTGGCTGCCGCCCGGCGGCGACGGGCCGGCCCCCTGGGGCGAGGAGTGGGCGCCCGCGGCCTGGGCCGTCGCCGTCGTCGCCGGGGCCGAGTTCGTGCGCGTACGGCGCGAGCAGTGGGCGCACGCCCGGGCCGAGCGCGCCGCGGCGGAGCGCCGCCGTGCCGACGAGGAGCGGCTGCGCATCGCGCGCGAGCTGCACGACGTCCTCGCGCACAGCATCTCCGTCATCAACGTCCAGGCCGGGGTGGGGCTCGCCCTCATCGACAGCCACCCGGAGCAGGCCCGGGCCGCGCTCACCACCATCAAGGCCGCCAGCAAGGAGGCGCTCGGCGAGGTCCGCCAGGTGCTCGACACCCTGCGCGCCCCCGGCGACGCGCCCCGCTCCCCGGCCCCCGGGCTCGACCGGCTGCAGGAGCTGGTCCGGCAGGCGGCCGGGGCCGGACTGGACGTGCGGGTCACGGCCGAGGGCCCGCGGAGGGGCCTGCCGCCGGGAGCCGACCTCGCGGCCTTCCGCATCGTCCAGGAAGCCCTCACCAACATCGTCCGGCACTCCGGATCCCGCACGGCCGAGGTCCGGCTGCACTACGGGGCCGACGCCCTCGAAGTGACCGTCGACGACGAAGGACCCGCCCTGGCGGGCACGGTCACCGGCGGGGGGAACGGCCTGGTCGGCATGCGCGAGCGGGCCGCGGCCCTGGGCGGCACCGCCGAGGCGGGTCCCCGGCCGGACGGCGGCTTCCGCGTACGGGCCCGGCTGCCGCTCACTTCTTCGCGCAAGGAGACGTCGTGA